The stretch of DNA TTCCTGTTTTCTGCtgaataaattacaaataaacaaaaagtgtAAGTGCCTAATCACAGGAGTGCTtgagtctttttaaaaagttgattgCAAAATCCCTGAGTAATTTGAAGGTTGAGACTAGACAAGAATATCTCTTCTTTTGTTTATCCTAACTGCTGGCGGCCTGAGAGCTTCTGGGAAGcaatattttccctttcttaaaaacagcaggaggagggaTAGGTCACTAGATTTATCCGAAGGTTGGAAACTAAGTGACCTTAATGGAAGATGCTTTGCCCCAAACCTGCTGACGGGTAGGAGCCGGATCTCCCGCTTCAGCCTGTTTCTCGAGGTTGGTGGTCCGAAGGCTAAGGCCGAGGGAGGAGCCGAGTCCCAGCGTTCCTGCATTCCTCCAGCTGATGCTCTCCTTTGATATGTGGGAGTGCAGGATAGGTTTCGGGTTGCAGAAAGGACATTGCTGTACACTGACCGTAAATGCAAGCTGGAGAAGTCAGAACCGACGTTGAGCTATAGCATGAAATTCGTGCGAGGGGTGGATGCCGGGACCTGCTCTAGCGGTTCTCCCGTGTAAACTTTCTTAATGTATTTGGCACGGTGGCTCGTCAGTAATGACAAAGTGTTAGCGCTGAGTGGTGGTCGTTGGGCCAAGGTTGTTTTCTGTTGGTGGTGTTTAAGCACCTGTGTTTGAAACCTCTCTGTCGTGCTCTGTATCCAACGCACTCTGCCAGCAGCCTCCTCCTCCGAGAGCTCCGGGGCTTGGTGCTTGCGGAGATTAGTTTGTTCCTCCCAGTTGGAGTTAAGCTGCAGTGGGGGACGGTTTGGGGAAACTTGGAGAGCTTCTTGCTCTTTCAGGCTGTAGGGCTGTGACTCTTTAATTCCTGTTACACAGACATTTCTTCCCAAAAGGGAGAGCCCTGTACTCTGCTGTGTTTGGCTCTGGCAATCCCACATGCAGCACAGGGACAAGATCCCGAGCCTGCTTTCATCCGTGTATCTCCTGGGTTGGTCTGTAGAACTAATTTGTGTTACTTCACCCTCAAAGTGATGAAACTAAGTCCGGGatttggctggctggctggctgcagaggaggaggggagcagagggaagagacaTTGCTCTGCGAGCCCGCAGCGCGAGCCAAGAGCTCTGTGGGAAGGTCCGAGCTAACGCTCCCCACTGGCTGCCTTGGCCCCAGCTCGCGCCAAGCCCTTGCAGCAGACTAGACACAAAAGAAAGCACACAGAGTCTAAATTCACTGGTATGAAGAGGATGTGCCAGAGTATTCcacagctcttccttttcttcttctctttgatAACTGTCAATTTGCATAAAAACATGGATTattaaggtgggttttttttttttaaccttttttagcATAATTCAGGCTGCACAAGCGCTCAGTCCTGCACAGCTCTGCATTTAACGCCTGGGATGCCCCGTGTCAGACCGGAGAACCTGTTCTGAAGCTTGCTAAACGCTATTGAAAGATTCCTCCTGCGCTTGGTGGGCTGTAGGTAAGACAGCATAGACCTAGAACTGGCTTCATACCCATAGGAGGGGATTAGGTAGGAGAGGGAAGTTCACGCTTAAGCATGTGtttgaatttcagttttcatCCAGTAGCACTGCCCACGTTTCTGTGATCTCTCTCGGTggatgttttggtgtttgttggaGGCTTGCTGGCTTGCCTGCGCCCCAAAAATGTATTGCCAGAGTTTGGGTGTAAGCACAGGATGTCTTCCATGCTGGCGAGTTCCTCAATTCCGCTCTAGAAGTCATGGGGGGATTGACAGGGCAACTTAATTGGTCACTTGGAGATGGATCACTGTCTGTCTGGCCCCTTCTGTGGCCATCTGTACCTTCAGCTAAGGGCAGCTTCTTGCCCAGCAGTGTCCTGCTTGCTGTTGCTGAACATGGAGGGAAGCCtgtcttctccctctctctgcacctcccagccctgctctacATTGCCTGGTTTCCTATCATCCTTAAAACGTGGATTCCCAGTTCTCTtttccccccatcctgccccattctgggagccctgctgctctctccttaCTTCATCCCTTGCCCGGATCTGCTGCTCCGCTCCTCCCAGCGCTGTTGCTGACTCTCCACATCTCGAGCTGGGGACAAATTCCCTGACCGCAGCATGCCGTGGCCAAGCCCTGGACCTGGTGGAGCACCGGCTACccaccaaaacaccaaacccctCACCCGTGCCCAGCATCAGTCTCGCATTGATAAGGCCGTGACCTGTCTGTGAACAGAAAGACGAAATTTTGCAAGTTACTCTTTGGTCAGCTTTACACATGGTTTACTTGGGCTTGTCAAACACAAAAGCAACACAGCATTGTCAAAGTtacaaaatgactttttttttattagcctACCCTATCATAGAGCGTGGATTTGCTTGTCAAATAGTGCAAGGAGCAAGAGAAAACTGTAGTTTTATCCATGTGGAGTCTACAAATCCACATGGCTTCTCTGTGCCATCGAGCATGTGAGTTCTTAGAAATGCAGCTGCCGGTAGTTTAGCTTGAATACAGTCATCCTAAAACAAGCTAGAAATAAATAACATACTTACATTTCAAGTACAAAACCTTGCAGCTGAATTCGGTATGAGGAAATCTGTTTATTCCTTTTCATGTTACCAACTACTGTACAGGTACTTGGGCTGGCAAAGTCCGCAGATGCAGAACAGAAGAATGTTTTATGTACATGACTTAATTGAATTATGTGTTTAGTCTTCCCTTTAGGCTATCACGTGAAGCTGTTTAATGTCAGGCAGAAAGAAGGTTTTTATGGATGCATTTAATAAAACATGAACCCACTATTACTACTGGCCCCCAATTTTTGCCTTATATCTTTCATTCCTgatgggggaaaataaaaagtgcaCCTTAATTATGTCTCAAAAATAATGACACCTGCCAGCTTTGAATTAGGTTACTAGCAGGTAGATGttgctttgaaattttatttaatcaAGTGTGAGCAACTTTACCAAGGCTCCTATAGAGCTCTAGTATGGGCGAGGACGTTGACCTCTCATCGGGATCCTGCTCTGGGGGGTTTGGCGGCTCGCCGGCTGCCTTCGGTACGCGGGGCTCTCCCCTGGCAGAACCAGTATGGACTGCTGGCCCGAGTTCCTCTGAGACTGGAAGATGCTTTGCTCCGCTGCACTCCTCTCCGAACAGGTGAAAGTCAATCCAACGCCGATGTTGCTCTTCATGGTTCGGGAGGTACCATCAGAGGTGCCATCAAAACACCTGCCCAGCGCGATTTCCTTGGCAATCCTCGGGTCTTGGTCAGTGACGGTGTAGATGCCGTAGTTGTGCCCCAGTGGGTCGAGAGGAGCCAGCATTGTGTACTCGCTGGAGTCATTGTTCGTAGCCATGGGGAGGTGGTTCACCAGGTACTCGTGGAGCATGCTGTTGACACTCTCTCGGCGGCAGCTGCCTTGCGGGACCACTTTCACGAGCGTGCGGTCCACACGGTCCTGGTCAAAGAGCATGCCGCTGCACTTGAACTCCAGGCAGGCTGCTGACACATCCGGCTGCTCAGAGTCACGAATGCTGCGGACATCCCTGATGCCGTAGAGCTTGCCAATGGTACGTGGGTGCGTCCCACCCATGTTACGAGATCTTACATTCACCTCTTGGGgtccatttatttttactttaatgtAGCAGGCCCTAAATTCCATGGGCTTGGGCCACCATGCCAGGTAGTCATCAGTCCAGCTCATGAGGTCATCTTCACTGAAGGGAACAGTGTTGAAGTCATACCGGTCTCCCTCTATCCTGTAAAACCTGAAGTGAGCAGCACTGTGTGGAGCTTCCTCGCATTCTCTTAGATTTTCGTAGGCATAAATAGGGCCGTTGTTCTCTTCTGGGGAATTAGGGCTTGGCTTGGCCATGTTAATGCTGAACGCCGTTTTCTTAGTGTTGGGGTCCTCGTGGTCTGTTCTTCTGTAGTTGAGCTTGTTGAGGTATGGCTGTGGGACCCCAATAGCATTAGGGTTGAGTTTGGGAGCAGAGGACACAGCTTCGAGCTCTTCGCCCCCCATGCTCGCCAAGATATAAGCTGCATAGGCATTGGGGTTTTGCTCGTCGCAGAAGGCGGGCACGCAGGCACCGTTGGGACCAGTGACCACGCTGTCGAAACGGCCCCATGCTCTGGGGTTGGAGGAGAACCCCGGTTCTGGCTCTGTGTTTATAATAGAAATCACAACCCCTTGGATCTGCTCGCTTTGCAGAAATCTCTCGCTTCTGTAGGCTCGGACTTTGACGTAGCACCGTCTGCTTTCTGGGACGTCCAGGTTAAAAAGCCGCCTTTCCTTGATCTCCATGTTCCCAACCAAAAAAGTTCTCTCCTCCCTTTTGCGCCGTCTGCTTTTCTCAAGGTTGAAGTCCCCTTCTTCCTCCCATAATCCTGTCTCCGGGTTGAGGGACCAAAGCTTCATCTCTTGCAGGTGCTCTGGCATCTTGACCTGAGCAGCATCCAAATGAACCTTCACCTCTTCTGCATTAAGGGACTCGGTGCCCTGTTCATCAGTGAAGTCCACGGAAAACATGCCGTATGTACGAAGCGGGAATACATCTCCTTCCTCATCTACAAAGTTCAGGTCACTTTGTGTCACAGCAGCTGTTGAGATGTTTCTTGGGTCCAGAAAAGTCACACTGGCTTTCACTTTGCCTCTGTAGGCTTCTCCATTTTTCCTATAAAATGCATCCGGAGGAATTTCTAATTCGGCGATTGGATCATCTTCGTCCATTTCTCCCAAAGAAATCACATTGGTTTCAGTGGATTCCAGCGTAACAGGGGCTTTCTTTCTTAGTAGCTTGATCTCATGAAACACAGCACCTCCGTTTTCCTTGAAGGGCAGAACTTTTGTTGTGTTCACAAACTTCTGCAGCCGATCAACAAAAGTTAGAACCAGTCTCTCTGTGTCCGCTGGGACATGGATGGAGAAGGTGCCCTTGTAGCCAGTCATACTCACTCTCTTGTTGCCCATGTAGATGTGGCCAAACCTCAGTGGCTCACCGTTatctgctgctgtggctctgcctcGAACCATTATTTTGGTCTCGGTGCATTTTTTGCAGCCACATTCTACAACGATTTTAGTGGGGAGCGTGTACCCGTTGCAGGAGATGTCTCTGGTTTCCATCTTGGACACCCCGCAGCAGTAGGAGACGTTGTCCTTACACCGGAGTCCTTTATCCAGCTTCCCAGCGCAGGTCTTTGCTGGGCACTTGCCCACGTCGTAGTAGAAGGAGTTGGTTTCTTTTTGGAAGCAGTCGTGTGGAAGTCGGATGAGGTGGCTTTGGGGTTGGGAGTTGCAGGCTGCCTCTTGTCTTCCTGTTGAATAGGATTTCTTAATGAGCCGCATGAAATGATTATACAGTTGTCGCTATGTGGTCTGAAACCCCCAGAGCTAAACATTGCTTCCAATAACAGTGAGGTTTTTGTGGCCACAAAACAGACGTTTTGCAGGATTTTGGTTAGCTGAATTCATCTGGTCTCCGGTTTGACGAAGCAGATGCTCAGCTTTAACTTAAGGTACCCGATTAagagcatcccagctcctgctTACCCACCACGGCCACCCAGCCCACCCTCAGCCAGGTGTTCTGCCGCTGCCTGGCTTTTTTACTATGGAGAGACTAAAACTTGTCCCAGGatttaagaacaaaaccacagaaacattCACGTGTCAGGCAGCAAGTACAGTGAGAAATCTGCTGAAACCAGCAGATTGAGTTTGGCAGGTCACCTGCAATCCAGAGCTGCAGCTTGTAGAGAGCATCTGGTTCGTAACCATCTCACGCAAGCTTACGTGCTAACGGGTGCATGAAGTAACCCCCTGAATATTTTTCCCGTGACTTTTCTTTCCCCCATGTATCACAGTTTCTGGTTTCTCCACCCCGCCGCCTCCACAGCTGCTTGGAGAGCATCGCGCACGTTTTCTCTTACCTATCACAGCAAGTTTGGCAGATTGGGACTTTGCCGACCCCCCGGCGCTGCTGGCCTTGCAGAAATACTCTCCTGATTGCTCTCTCTTCAAGTTCTTCAGAACCAGGTtgtttttatatttgtataaagAGGGATCCAGCAGCGAGCCGTTGTGGTACCTGCCAGGAACAGGCAGGCGGTTAAGGGGACGGAGACCGACCACCCAGCCGGAGCAGAGCCGTGGCCTAATCCCGCGCCCTGCCGTGTGGATTTTTCCAGAcctcttgcctcagtttccccgtttGTAGTCTGGCTACGTGGCATCACCTAAAAGCTCCCCTGGCAGTACGGAGAGGTGGCTGCCGggcagctggcaggcagagctgccagtcgTGCCTGCTGAGGTTTTTCAAACTCTTATTTGTATGTTTTTCCAGGAATTCCCTCAGCAGATGACGTTACCACACCTGTGGGAAACGCCAGCTCTCAACATCTCGAGGAAACTATCATTTGCAGCAATCCGTTCTCAGCGTATTTAGCTGTTTTATAGCTAAAAAACCACCTTTATGGAGATGGTAAGGAGACAAAAATTGAATCTGCGGGACGGGTAAGGCTTGCGCCCGATCAAACTCGAGTTCCTTACCAGAGGTAGCGGTCGGGGGCCGGGCTCCCCACGGCGTCGCAGCAGAGTGACACGCTCTGTCCCACTCTCCTGGCTTTGTCCTCGGGGCTCCTGAAAATGTAGGGTTTGCCTGcgggaggaggaaaaggctgtCTCGTTACTCCTCCCCTCCTAAAATCACGGTTTATTTCTGATTACAGTGTAAAGCCTCCTGCGTTCCCCCCCATTTTGGGGCTACCTGATCGTTGCAGCTGCACTTGGATCGCCAGGTTCCTTCTGTTGCTCTGAGGCACGGTGACAGTAGCAGTTGCGTATTTGGCTTTCTTGATTTTAAGGGTGTTTTTGCCGTCGGGACAAACCCCCGGGATCCTAAACATGCCCCTGTTATCGGCCGTCGTCAACAGCTTGAGTTTCTTGGCTTGCAGGTAGACCCGGGCATCGGCAGCGGGCGACCCGTCCTCCAGAGAGACCTTCCCGTGCAGGGTCGCATCCTCGCACATGCAGGCGTCGCAGTCGGCGTTGACGCGGCCCATGGGGCAGGTGATGTTACAGGCTGGAGGAGAGGTACATGGGTCAGAAAAAGCAGCCCCGAGTCCCCATAACGCTCCCGGCACGGTCTCGCGTCTGTTTTTGATTTAGATGCAATAAGGCAGATACTGCATAAGGAATATATTGCACcccaaaacatatttttactgATTATCAACAGCTGTGCATTAGAAACACAGGGACAATGTCATTTTGAACTTGACAATTGGTAGAAAGCAGCCACGTGGATATAATTACAGCTAGGAACTGTTGTTTACCTTCCCCAAAGGGCTGAATTTTGGGGAAACTTGAATCCAGATCAGCTTTTAGCTCAACCCTGGCAAAATTACAAAGCCAAACGCCTTAAACTTTGTAGGTTTCTGTTACCAACTCATGCCTGAACATTATGACTTTGGTCTATCTTAAAAGCTGTCTCCCCTTATTCGATGGTATCCTGGCTCGGGCAGGACATAGGATAATTGCCAAATGAGCGTTATCCGATGGGCTTAATGAATGGTGTCCCAAACAGTGATCCTGAAACATTTTCATTACTTATCGTGATTAATCCTAAATAATAATCTGTCTCTCCCCAAGGCAAGGGCTCGGGTCATTCCTTTTCCAAT from Chroicocephalus ridibundus chromosome 9, bChrRid1.1, whole genome shotgun sequence encodes:
- the CILP gene encoding cartilage intermediate layer protein 1 isoform X1; the protein is MQLETKESALGSSELYTPGLSPGEGVPDPGGAEQRGSVQRRWEGRVLGRGEGKPCPNHPARPLPAGTRSSSRRGDPTFTYARRSPLVQDSKRFLSPWSKWSECSGKCGQTGVQKRTRSCLAERLWGVHCNEATEEGRLCIGHVCSACNITCPMGRVNADCDACMCEDATLHGKVSLEDGSPAADARVYLQAKKLKLLTTADNRGMFRIPGVCPDGKNTLKIKKAKYATATVTVPQSNRRNLAIQVQLQRSGKPYIFRSPEDKARRVGQSVSLCCDAVGSPAPDRYLWYHNGSLLDPSLYKYKNNLVLKNLKREQSGEYFCKASSAGGSAKSQSAKLAVIGRQEAACNSQPQSHLIRLPHDCFQKETNSFYYDVGKCPAKTCAGKLDKGLRCKDNVSYCCGVSKMETRDISCNGYTLPTKIVVECGCKKCTETKIMVRGRATAADNGEPLRFGHIYMGNKRVSMTGYKGTFSIHVPADTERLVLTFVDRLQKFVNTTKVLPFKENGGAVFHEIKLLRKKAPVTLESTETNVISLGEMDEDDPIAELEIPPDAFYRKNGEAYRGKVKASVTFLDPRNISTAAVTQSDLNFVDEEGDVFPLRTYGMFSVDFTDEQGTESLNAEEVKVHLDAAQVKMPEHLQEMKLWSLNPETGLWEEEGDFNLEKSRRRKREERTFLVGNMEIKERRLFNLDVPESRRCYVKVRAYRSERFLQSEQIQGVVISIINTEPEPGFSSNPRAWGRFDSVVTGPNGACVPAFCDEQNPNAYAAYILASMGGEELEAVSSAPKLNPNAIGVPQPYLNKLNYRRTDHEDPNTKKTAFSINMAKPSPNSPEENNGPIYAYENLRECEEAPHSAAHFRFYRIEGDRYDFNTVPFSEDDLMSWTDDYLAWWPKPMEFRACYIKVKINGPQEVNVRSRNMGGTHPRTIGKLYGIRDVRSIRDSEQPDVSAACLEFKCSGMLFDQDRVDRTLVKVVPQGSCRRESVNSMLHEYLVNHLPMATNNDSSEYTMLAPLDPLGHNYGIYTVTDQDPRIAKEIALGRCFDGTSDGTSRTMKSNIGVGLTFTCSERSAAEQSIFQSQRNSGQQSILVLPGESPAYRRQPASRQTPQSRIPMRGQRPRPY
- the CILP gene encoding cartilage intermediate layer protein 1 isoform X2, yielding MVTAKGWILLLLLLLGATSVLGQRLLRPALSRIQIGQKTFSPLVTLSLDSTRSSSRRGDPTFTYARRSPLVQDSKRFLSPWSKWSECSGKCGQTGVQKRTRSCLAERLWGVHCNEATEEGRLCIGHVCSACNITCPMGRVNADCDACMCEDATLHGKVSLEDGSPAADARVYLQAKKLKLLTTADNRGMFRIPGVCPDGKNTLKIKKAKYATATVTVPQSNRRNLAIQVQLQRSGKPYIFRSPEDKARRVGQSVSLCCDAVGSPAPDRYLWYHNGSLLDPSLYKYKNNLVLKNLKREQSGEYFCKASSAGGSAKSQSAKLAVIGRQEAACNSQPQSHLIRLPHDCFQKETNSFYYDVGKCPAKTCAGKLDKGLRCKDNVSYCCGVSKMETRDISCNGYTLPTKIVVECGCKKCTETKIMVRGRATAADNGEPLRFGHIYMGNKRVSMTGYKGTFSIHVPADTERLVLTFVDRLQKFVNTTKVLPFKENGGAVFHEIKLLRKKAPVTLESTETNVISLGEMDEDDPIAELEIPPDAFYRKNGEAYRGKVKASVTFLDPRNISTAAVTQSDLNFVDEEGDVFPLRTYGMFSVDFTDEQGTESLNAEEVKVHLDAAQVKMPEHLQEMKLWSLNPETGLWEEEGDFNLEKSRRRKREERTFLVGNMEIKERRLFNLDVPESRRCYVKVRAYRSERFLQSEQIQGVVISIINTEPEPGFSSNPRAWGRFDSVVTGPNGACVPAFCDEQNPNAYAAYILASMGGEELEAVSSAPKLNPNAIGVPQPYLNKLNYRRTDHEDPNTKKTAFSINMAKPSPNSPEENNGPIYAYENLRECEEAPHSAAHFRFYRIEGDRYDFNTVPFSEDDLMSWTDDYLAWWPKPMEFRACYIKVKINGPQEVNVRSRNMGGTHPRTIGKLYGIRDVRSIRDSEQPDVSAACLEFKCSGMLFDQDRVDRTLVKVVPQGSCRRESVNSMLHEYLVNHLPMATNNDSSEYTMLAPLDPLGHNYGIYTVTDQDPRIAKEIALGRCFDGTSDGTSRTMKSNIGVGLTFTCSERSAAEQSIFQSQRNSGQQSILVLPGESPAYRRQPASRQTPQSRIPMRGQRPRPY